The sequence TTTCATTTTCAGATTTTAGTTTTCCAAGCAAACTATAAGGAATGATAAGGTTGTTGGAAAGCATAATGGATAAGGTGATGGCCGAAATAATAATCATGGAAATACATGAACTCAATCCGCCAAGGAAAACCAAAACGGTGATTAAAGTATTGTCAAAATGCTGCGGAATTAAAATAGAGTAGAATTCAGGGTTTATCTTTTCTCCATCAAAGATCAGTCTTCCGCCCCATGCAATCGGAAAAATGAATATAGTGAAGGTCAATAAATAAAGCGGAAAAAACCAGATGGCTGTTCTGATATGCTTTTCCTGTCTGTTCTCAACAATCGCTGTGTGAAACTGTCTGGGTAATATGCAGATTGCTGTTGCTGAGATCATGCACAGAACCATCCAGTTCATGGCTCCTTCAATCCCATTAAATGTATTTTTTTCTTTAAAATCCTCAAAATGACTGGCTTTCTGATAAATATCTGTAAACCCGTCAAAAACATAATAGATCACAAAAAGCCCAAGAATGATAATAAAGAATAGCTTTAAAAAGCTCTCCAGGGCAATGGCAGAGATGATTCCTAGTCGTTTTTCCGAAGCATCCACATATCTCGTTCCATAATAGGAAGAAAACAAAGCGATTAGAACAACAACAAATGTGGCATTATCGGTCAGGATATCCTTTGACATAGGAGTTTCCGTTACCAGATGGAAGGTTTCAGATATGGCTTTGATCTGTAATCCGATGTAAGGAACAATTGCTAACAGGCAGACAATCGTAATGATGGCACCCAGACTTCTGCTGTTTCCATATCGTAACGAGATGAAATCTGCAAGACTGCTTATTTTATTAACCCTGGCGATCCTTACAATTCTTGTATTGATATAGATCCAGGCAGGGATAATCATGGCAGGGCCAATATAAATAGGTAAATAATTTAATCCGCTTGTAGCAGCTACACCAATGCTTCCGTAGTAAGTCCATGCTGTACAATACACAGCAAGAGACAATGCATAAATGTAAGGATTGTTGATCCAGAACTTACTTCTTTTCTTCTCTGCCAGGTGAGCAACTAAGAACAGAAGAGCCAAATAAAACAGAACCACAAAAAATAATGCAATACTACTCATTGTATTTTTTAACAATTACAAAGGAAATTAGGATAGAGATCATCCAGACAGCGAACAGGTAGATAAGGAACATGGGATATCCAAACACTTCTTTTTCACTGTTGAAAAGCAGCGAAATAGGGATGCTGAAGGCAATCATCAGTCCAATACTCAGGATAACCAGTTTTTGTTCGTGTCTCTTTTTCATAAATGATGATGCATAAAAGATAATTGATGAACAGTATTATTCACCAATTACCTTTATCTTTTATAATTATATTTTTTCGTCAGAATATTCTCCGGTTAAGGAATAGTAACCAAAAACAGCCATCCCTCCTGAGATAATTGGCATCAGGACAAACATAATGATGATTCCGAAAACCAAATCTTCCTGTTTTCCTGAGGTGATCTTGGGGATTCCCATTACCGTAATTCCAAAATACCCTACGACCACTGCTATTGCGATCCAAAGTATACCTAATATTTTTTTTAGTCCGTTCATTTTAGTAGTTTTAAAATTAATAAAAATTTGAGTGATTCAGTGATTAATCGTGAAGATTATTGTTCTTATTTTTAAGATAAATTAATCCGATGATCAAA is a genomic window of Chryseobacterium nakagawai containing:
- a CDS encoding DUF6814 family protein, which gives rise to MNGLKKILGILWIAIAVVVGYFGITVMGIPKITSGKQEDLVFGIIIMFVLMPIISGGMAVFGYYSLTGEYSDEKI